In Pseudomonas abieticivorans, the genomic window AAAGCGGTGTCGATTTCGTTGTCGAAGTGGCCGATGTTGCAGACAACGGCGCGCTTCTTCAGCGCTTTGAGCATGTTCGAGTCGCAAACATTGACGTTGCCGGTGGTGGTCACGATCAGGTCGATCTTGCCCAGCAGCGCGGTGTCGATGCTCTCGGCGGTACCGGTGTTGATACCGTCGATGAACGGCGAAACCAGTTCGAAACCGTCCATGCAAGCTTGCATGGCGCAGATCGGGTCGACTTCGGTCACTTTGACGATCATGCCTTCTTGACGCAGGGACTGGGCCGAGCCCTTGCCCACGTCACCGTAGCCGACGACCAGCGCTTGCTTGCCGGACAGCAGGTGGTCGGTACCACGCTTGATGGCATCGTTGAGGCTATGACGGCAGCCGTACTTGTTGTCGTTCTTGCTTTTGGTCACCGAGTCATTGACGTTGATGGCCGGGATTTTCAGCTCGCCCTTGGCCAGCATGTCCAGCAGGCGATGCACGCCAGTGGTTGTTTCTTCGGTCACGCCGTGTACGCGGTCCAGCAGGGCCGGGTATTTCTTGTGCAGCAGCTCGGTCAGGTCGCCGCCGTCGTCGAGGATCATGTTGACGTCCCAAGGCGCGCCATCCTTCAGGATGGTTTGCTCCAGGCACCACTCGTATTCTTCTTCAGTCTCGCCTTTCCAGGCGAACACCGGGATACCGGCAGCAGCGATGGCGGCGGCGGCCTGGTCTTGGGTGGAGAAAATGTTGCAGGACGACCAACGCACTTCGGCACCCAGGGCAACCAGGGTTTCGATCAGCACGGCGGTCTGGATGGTCATGTGGATGCAGCCAAGGATCTTGGCGCCTTTGAGAGGCTGCTCGCCGGCATATTTGCGGCGCAGGCCCATCAGGGCAGGCATTTCCGATTCGGCGATGATGGTTTCGCGACGGCCCCAGGCGGCCAGGGTGATGTCGGCGACTTTGTAATCGGTAAAACCTGCAGGCGTGTTGACAGCGCTCATTGAGAGCCTCCATTCGTAATGTGCGAATGGGCGCCGTTGTGCGTTTAATATTCGCAAGGCAAACGCCCTGCGGACAACGCCCCATCCGAGCCTGACAGGTTGAACCTGCTGCAGCGCCCCTCGGACAGGTGGCGGGAACGGCCGGGAAAAGTAGATGGCCGTTTGATTGAAGCCGCACGATTATATAGAGGTGTGCGACGCTTCCCAAGGGTTTCTAGCGATAACCGCCCGAAGGTTTTAATCGCGACGATAGTCGCAGGCAAATGGAGAGTACACGGCAGGTCTGCCATGATGGCGGGCATCCAGGGCAAAACGATCAGGAGCGAGCATGAATTTCCACACCCGCAAGTGGGTCAAACCCGAAGACCTGAACCCCAATGGCACGCTGTTCGGTGGCAGCCTGCTGCGTTGGATCGACGAAGAAGCGGCGATCTACGCCATCGTCCAGCTGGGCAACCAACGCGTGGTCACCAAGTACATCTCCGAGATCAATTTCGTCAGCGCCTCGCGCCAGGGCGACATCATCGAACTGGGCATTACCGCCACCGAGTTCGGCCGAACCTCCATCACCCTGAGCTGTGAAGTGCGCAACAAGATCACCCGCAAGAGCATCCTCACGGTCGACAAGCTGGTGTTCGTGAACTTGGGCGAAGACGGCTTGCCAGCGCCGCACGGGCGTAGCGAAATCCGCTACATCAAGGATCAGTTCGAAACAGGGGAGTGATGCTTTCGCGGATGCTCCTACAGACCGTTTCTCTGTAGGAGCATCCGCGAAAAGCACGACGCTATTTAACCCCGTGCGCGCCAATCCCTCAGCCACTGCAACCCTTCGGACGTATCGCCCTTGGGCCGGTATTCGCAGCCAATCCAACCCTCATACCCCAGCGCGTCGATTACCTCGAACAGGTAGGGGTAGTTCACCTCGCCCAGGCTCGGTTCGTGTCGGTCCGGCACGCCGGCGATCTGGATGTGGCCGATACCGGCGAAGTCCCGGCGCAGCTTGACCGCCACGTCGCCTTCGACGATCTGGCAGTGGTAGCAGTCAAATTGCACTTTCAGGTTTGGCGCGCCGACTTCCTTGCAGATGGCCTGGCCCTGGTCTTGGCGGTTTAGAAAAAAACCCGGGATATCCCGCGTGTTGATCGGTTCGATCAGCACGGTGATGCCGGCCTTGGCTGCGAGGCTGGCCGCGACAGCGAGGTTTTCCAGGTACGCCGCGTGGTGGCGTGGGCGGTCGGCTTCGCTGGGCAATAGCCCGGCCATCACGTGGATGCGGTCGTTGCCCAATACTGCGGCGTACTCCAGGGCGCGCTCCACACCTGCGCGGAACTCGGCTTGGCGCCCTGGCAGTGAAGCGATGCCGCGCTCGTTCTTGCTCCAGTCGCCCGGTGGCGCATTGAACAGCGCCTGCACCAGGCCGTTGTCGCCCAGGCGCTGCTTGAGTTCGGCAGCGCTGTAATCGTATGGGAACAAGTATTCCACGGCATCGAAACCATCGGCCTTGGCGGCGGCAAAACGATCGAGAAAATCGTGCTGCGGGTACAGCATGCTGAGGTTGGCGGCAAAACGAGGCATGTTAACTCCAGTCTTCAACAGTCAGACGAAAGGCCACAGCAGCAGGGTCATGATAAAGCCCAACGTGCCCAGGATCGTGACCAGCAAGGTCCAGGTGCGCAGGCCGTCGCCCACGTTCAACCCGGCCAGTTTAGTGAACATCCAGTAGCCGGCGTCGTTGATGTGCGACATGGCCAGCCCGCCACCACCCATGGCCAGGCACAGCAGGGCCATGTGGTTGGCGCTGAGGTTGAGCGTGGCAATCAACGGGCTGAGGATGCCGGCAGTGGTTACCAGGGCTACCGTGGTAGAACCTTGAACCGCGCGCAGCAGCAAGGTCAACAGGAAACCCAGGGCCAGCACCGGCAGGCCGGTATTGCGCAAGGCTTCGGAGACCACCGCGCCGATGCCGGTGTCTACCAGCACCTTGCCAAACACGCCGCCGGCGCCCGCGATCAAAATCACCATGGCCACGCCAGGCAGGGCCGAGCCGATTACGTCCGATACCTGGCTGCGGCTCCAGCCACGGCGTGAGCCCAACAGCCAGGCGCACAGCATGGTGTCCAGCAGCAGCGCCACCAGCGGTGCGCCGAGCACGGTCATGACTGCGCGCAAGTTGGACTCGGGCGGCAGCAAGGTGGTGGCCAGTGTGCCCAGCAGGATCAAAATGATCGGCAGCAGGATCAAGGCGATGATCAGGCCAGCGCCCGGAGCCGGGGCCGGTGGCAGTTTCGCGGCCAGGCCGCTGGCGCTTTCTTCCAGGCCCAGGGTCTTGGCGTGTGCCGCTTCGCTGGTGTTGGAATAGTCGCCCTTGGCCCAGGCGGCCAGGTCTTCGTTGGTGATGTGCGGGCCGTAGACTTCCGAGCGGATGTCATCGGTCATCGGGTAGACCTTGCGGGTCATGCGCCCGGCAATGAAGTAGCCGATCAGGCACAGCACGCCGACGATGGGGATGCCGAACATCAGCACTCGGCCCAGGTCTGCGCCCAGTTGCCCGGCGGCCGCCACCGCGCCAGGGTGCGGCGGCAGGAACGCGTGCACCGAGAGCAGCGCCGCACACATCGGCAAGGCAAACACCAGCAGCGGTTTGCGTGCAGCACGGGCCACGCCATAGGCCAGGGGCATGAGGATGATCACGCCGACCTCGAAAAACACCGGGATGCCGACCATGAAACCCGCCACGGTGAGCGCCAGCGGCGTTCGGTTATTGCCGAAGCGCTTGATCAGCGTCTTGGCCAGCGCCTCGGCGCCACCGGACAGCTCGATGATGCGCCCGATCATCGCGCCCAAGGCAATGATGATCGCAATGTGGCCCAGAGTCTTGCCCATGCCGCCTTCGATGGTGGCGACCAGGTCGGCGGGTTTCACCCCGGCTACCAGGGCGACCAGGATGCTGACCAGCATCAAGGCCACGAAAGGTTGGAATTTGTACTTGAGCACCAGAAACAGCAACAGCGCGATACCGGCGCCGGCGATGGTCATCAATAGGATTGGACTCATGCTCTGATTTTCCTGTTGTTATTGTTGTTCGGTCGCCCTTTCCGGGCGTCCTTTTTTTAGGTCACTACCACTTGGCCGCGAAGGCTTGGCGCAGGTCTTCCAAAGCGCCTGGGTCCAGAGGGGAGGGCTTGGGGTCGGTCATCAACCAAAGTCGCGCGGTTTCTTCCAGCTCTTCCAACGCATAGCAAGCCTTGGCCACCGAGCTTTCCCAGATCACCGGGCCGAGCCGCTCGAGCATCACGCCGCGCACGCTGTTGGCCAGCAGGGCGACTTGGTCGGCGACCTTTGGCGAGCCGGGGCGTT contains:
- the ahcY gene encoding adenosylhomocysteinase, translated to MSAVNTPAGFTDYKVADITLAAWGRRETIIAESEMPALMGLRRKYAGEQPLKGAKILGCIHMTIQTAVLIETLVALGAEVRWSSCNIFSTQDQAAAAIAAAGIPVFAWKGETEEEYEWCLEQTILKDGAPWDVNMILDDGGDLTELLHKKYPALLDRVHGVTEETTTGVHRLLDMLAKGELKIPAINVNDSVTKSKNDNKYGCRHSLNDAIKRGTDHLLSGKQALVVGYGDVGKGSAQSLRQEGMIVKVTEVDPICAMQACMDGFELVSPFIDGINTGTAESIDTALLGKIDLIVTTTGNVNVCDSNMLKALKKRAVVCNIGHFDNEIDTAFMRKNWAWEEVKPQVHKIHRTGPGTFDAQNDDYLILLAEGRLVNLGNATGHPSRIMDGSFANQVLAQIFLFDQKYADLSPAQKAERLTVEVLPKKLDEEVALEMVRGFGGVVTQLTKQQADYIGVTVEGPFKPHAYRY
- a CDS encoding acyl-CoA thioesterase, which translates into the protein MNFHTRKWVKPEDLNPNGTLFGGSLLRWIDEEAAIYAIVQLGNQRVVTKYISEINFVSASRQGDIIELGITATEFGRTSITLSCEVRNKITRKSILTVDKLVFVNLGEDGLPAPHGRSEIRYIKDQFETGE
- the otnI gene encoding 2-oxo-tetronate isomerase — translated: MPRFAANLSMLYPQHDFLDRFAAAKADGFDAVEYLFPYDYSAAELKQRLGDNGLVQALFNAPPGDWSKNERGIASLPGRQAEFRAGVERALEYAAVLGNDRIHVMAGLLPSEADRPRHHAAYLENLAVAASLAAKAGITVLIEPINTRDIPGFFLNRQDQGQAICKEVGAPNLKVQFDCYHCQIVEGDVAVKLRRDFAGIGHIQIAGVPDRHEPSLGEVNYPYLFEVIDALGYEGWIGCEYRPKGDTSEGLQWLRDWRARG
- a CDS encoding GntT/GntP/DsdX family permease encodes the protein MSPILLMTIAGAGIALLLFLVLKYKFQPFVALMLVSILVALVAGVKPADLVATIEGGMGKTLGHIAIIIALGAMIGRIIELSGGAEALAKTLIKRFGNNRTPLALTVAGFMVGIPVFFEVGVIILMPLAYGVARAARKPLLVFALPMCAALLSVHAFLPPHPGAVAAAGQLGADLGRVLMFGIPIVGVLCLIGYFIAGRMTRKVYPMTDDIRSEVYGPHITNEDLAAWAKGDYSNTSEAAHAKTLGLEESASGLAAKLPPAPAPGAGLIIALILLPIILILLGTLATTLLPPESNLRAVMTVLGAPLVALLLDTMLCAWLLGSRRGWSRSQVSDVIGSALPGVAMVILIAGAGGVFGKVLVDTGIGAVVSEALRNTGLPVLALGFLLTLLLRAVQGSTTVALVTTAGILSPLIATLNLSANHMALLCLAMGGGGLAMSHINDAGYWMFTKLAGLNVGDGLRTWTLLVTILGTLGFIMTLLLWPFV